Proteins found in one Bacteroidota bacterium genomic segment:
- a CDS encoding sigma-70 family RNA polymerase sigma factor, producing MESWLLSELERRVRRRFPDLAAVGRACERYRNTGDERLRADLWEWTYYWIVRFFASRLDRTAWPSQLEAMIDAALERVRRGFAQLRYPQAYPAWVNRICLNVWYSAHRSPERLPEPLYPEERDMPIEEPERDQQFDETEVLKVLAELIEALPPLQREIARLHVYYGYGLKEIAERLRMLPGTVRVYWHRIVQHLRRHPRLRPWLEEGWTP from the coding sequence ATGGAAAGCTGGCTGCTGAGCGAACTTGAGCGGCGGGTGCGCCGACGTTTCCCGGATCTGGCCGCTGTGGGGAGGGCTTGTGAGCGATATCGAAACACGGGGGATGAGCGGCTGCGGGCGGATCTTTGGGAGTGGACATACTACTGGATCGTGCGGTTTTTCGCTTCGCGTCTGGACCGAACGGCCTGGCCTTCGCAGCTGGAGGCGATGATCGATGCAGCCCTTGAGCGCGTCCGCCGGGGGTTCGCTCAGCTCCGCTATCCCCAGGCCTACCCCGCGTGGGTGAACCGGATTTGCTTGAACGTCTGGTACTCGGCTCATAGGAGTCCCGAGCGCCTCCCTGAGCCCTTATATCCCGAAGAAAGGGATATGCCCATAGAGGAACCTGAACGAGACCAGCAGTTTGATGAGACGGAGGTGCTCAAGGTGCTGGCCGAGCTGATTGAGGCCTTGCCCCCTCTGCAGCGTGAAATCGCGCGTTTGCACGTGTACTACGGCTACGGGCTAAAGGAGATCGCAGAGCGGCTGCGGATGCTGCCTGGGACCGTGCGGGTCTACTGGCACCGTATTGTGCAGCATTTACGCCGGCATCCCCGGCTTAGACCCTGGCTCGAGGAGGGCTGGACGCCTTAA